The proteins below are encoded in one region of Plutella xylostella chromosome Z, ilPluXylo3.1, whole genome shotgun sequence:
- the LOC119691882 gene encoding uncharacterized protein LOC119691882 — MGKKRRRENSEERIRRKIQKLEGKLQKRRVRVIYSSDDEPERPRGPTPDVARPGSPTDAEVWAFSPTPSPPPEPVPPPDEPSPAAPPAPPPPPPSPPPGPSSAPEPQLPTPCASAEETPQADLDDEVLRLLGEAPESETVFGKAVHKDIAARWTEIIKKGLTKEAKDKIFKDYYVPENCELLLPPKLNPEAKAALTESFIKRDASLELRQKHLTVAVSALAHTMDNIISNRDLYNAVGQRVLQPISDACRIMCDMHHYETMTRKKFVYSSINSELKDALTNSKTDKFLFGENMSDRLKAAKTVQRSGEALKVTQARANPRYAAPASSFNYRNRENFKTLPQLRRPNAGRFQQAPTRQQPAYPRGQTAPARPSPYAPPARPPPPPPAPQRRNTRR, encoded by the exons ATGGGGAAGAAACGTAGAAGAGAAAATAGTGAAGAACGGATCCGCAGGAAGATTCAAAAACTAGAAGGAAAGTTACAGAAGCGAAGAGTACGAGTGATTTATTCATCCGATGATGAACCTGAAC GTCCACGTGGCCCTACGCCGGATGTGGCGCGCCCGGGTTCTCCAACCGATGCAGAGGTATGGGCGTTCAGCCCGACGCCATCGCCGCCGCCCGAGCCCGTGCCGCCGCCAGACGAGCCGAGCCCCgcggcgccgcccgcgcccccgccgcccccgccgtcCCCGCCGCCGGGCCCGTCATCAGCCCCGGAGCCCCAACTGCCCACACCCTGCGCCTCCGCAGAGGAGACGCCGCAAGCCGACCTGGATGATGAGGTTCTCAGGCTTCTCGGTGAGGCGCCGGAGTCAGAGACTGTATTCGGTAAGGCCGTGCATAAAGATATTGCTGCCAGGTGGacagaaataattaaaaaaggtCTTACGAAGGAAGCAAAAGACAAGATTTTCAAAGATTATTATGTACCCGAGAACTGTGAGTTGCTGCTCCCTCCCAAGTTAAATCCAGAGGCAAAAGCCGCTTTAACTGAGAGTTTCATCAAACGTGACGCTTCCTTGGAACTAAGACAGAAGCACCTAACTGTGGCTGTTTCAGCCTTAGCCCATACTATGGATAATATCATTTCAAACAGAGATCTTTACAATGCAGTAGGACAGAGAGTTTTACAGCCAATTAGCGATGCTTGTCGCATAATGTGTGATATGCACCATTATGAAACAATGACACGAAAAAAATTCGTATATTCATCTATCAACTCAGAGTTAAAAGATGCACTGACTAACTCGAAAACTGACAAGTTCCTTTTTGGTGAAAACATGTCCGACAGATTGAAGGCAGCGAAAACTGTACAGAGATCTGGAGAAGCCCTCAAAGTTACACAAGCACGGGCAAACCCAAGGTATGCAGCTCCTGCGAGTTCATTCAACTATAGGAATCGGGAAAACTTCAAAACTCTGCCGCAACTAAGGAGGCCGAATGCGGGCAGGTTTCAACAGGCCCCGACTCGGCAACAGCCAGCGTACCCGCGCGGCCAGACGGCGCCAGCCCGGCCGTCCCCGTACgccccccccgcgcgcccgccgcctccgccgccgGCTCCGCAGCGCAGGAACACCCGCCGCTAG
- the LOC119691380 gene encoding uncharacterized protein LOC119691380, with translation MSDEQLLFIRRKGGLVLLYGGRQFYRNKTYKNGSAVWVCRNKKTEGCHGSVTLEGDKILKQKEHKCDTNIFKNDIDKQISLMKQAATDTLEPIKTIYDDYVIPLKDAGVDIISKIPPYTSLKTTLFNQRRRGLNVSKLAFKSPMEVEVPEKFETFVLGDYCDNETRIILFCFDETKDLLMTCNSFYGDGTFHSCPPPFVQLYSIHADASSSSTALNVIPVIYVLMSNKTAESYEIMLNIIKSQIPGFNPAHFMTDYEAASMKAIQNVFPQANIKGCFYHFARALWRKAKEYKITKQQSSKRIVALSTALPFLPSNSVKEGWEYIDNDILNELFDCPGLVKFKQYMEQHWLKSNNFIEKWSIFGTNIRTTNCLEGWHSKINQLVGKKTPNLFKLLTILQRDSKLNVIKMKGGLQQKRSKETIYRDKLIKTTNMMLTDHKIPVGYFLERLAWKGSLFK, from the exons atgtCCGACGAACAATTACTATTCATTAGGCGCAAAGGCGGTTTAGTATTACTATACGGTGGAAGACAATTCTACCGCAATAAAACCTATAAAAATGGTTCTGCAGTTTGGGTCTGTAGAAATAAGAAGACTGAAGGATGTCATGGATCCGTAACTTTAGAG ggTGACAAAATTCTGAAACAAAAGGAACACAAATGTGACActaacatatttaaaaatgatatCGACAAGCAAATATCATTAATGAAACAAGCAGCAACTGATACATTAGAACCGATCAAAACTATCTACGATGATTACGTGATTCCTTTAAAAGACGCTGGCGTTgatattatttcaaaaataccACCGTATACTTCTTTGAAAACTACACTATTCAATCAACGAAGAAGAGGCCTTAATGTTTCTAAACTAGCTTTTAAAAGCCCTATGGAGGTAGAGGTACCGGAGAAATTTGAAACATTTGTCTTGGGTGATTATTGTGATAACGAAACtcgcataatattattttgctttGATGAAACGAAAGATTTATTAATGACGTGTAATTCGTTCTACGGAGACGGCACATTTCACTCTTGCCCACCACCATTTGTACAGTTATATAGTATACATGCTGATGCTAGTTCGAGTTCTACTGCGTTGAACGTGATCCCAGTCATTTATGTATTGATGTCAAATAAAACCGCTGAAAGTTATGAGATCATGCTTAACATAATTAAGTCACAGATTCCAGGGTTCAATCCTGCTCACTTCATGACGGATTATGAAGCAGCATCTATGAAAGctatacaaaatgtatttccACAAGCTAATATCAAGGGTTGCTTTTATCACTTCGCAAGAGCTCTATGGAGAAAAGCCAAGGAGTACAAAATCACCAAACAGCAAAGCAGCAAAAGAATCGTAGCCCTGTCCACAGCATTACCTTTCCTGCCATCAAATTCAGTGAAAGAGGGCTGGGAATACATCGATAATGATATATTGAACGAACTCTTTGATTGTCCAGGCTTGGTCAAATTCAAACAGTACATGGAGCAACACTGGCTAAAGAGTAATAACTTTATAGAAAAATGGTCCATCTTTGGGACAAACATTCGCACCACTAACTGTCTTGAAGGGTGGCACTCCAAAATTAATCAGTTGGTCGGTAAAAAAACACCAAATCTGTTCAAACTTCTGACAATTTTACAAAGGGACTCAAAATTAAACGTTATAAAAATGAAGGGTGGTTTACAACAAAAAAGGTCAAAGGAAACCATTTATCGTGACAAATTGATAAAGACCACAAATATGATGCTCACTGACCATAAAATTCCTGTTGGATATTTTTTAGAACGCTTGGCCTGGAAAGGATCATTATTTAAGTGA